One region of Ahniella affigens genomic DNA includes:
- a CDS encoding efflux RND transporter periplasmic adaptor subunit, producing MDIHRPDLAVKKRRRNLIWIAVGVVALAISGYALSNLDPPAPSVARSTLWIEAVKRGDMMREVRGPGTLVPKEIRWIAAETAARVERILVKPGAKVEADTVILTLSNPEVRDLMLSAQAAKVAAEADYAARKMTLESQYLDQKATLATTEGDSEAADLQAEAEADLNKKGIISDINFRRTQLTARSLKVRLEIERERLTKFDQTMAAQLAADRARIEQLDNTYQLRRRQSDALNVRAGIAGVLQQVPVEEGAQLAPGTNVARVAKPDVLMAELRIAETQAKDVQIGQKVGIDTRNGIIEGLVARIDPAVVQGSVQVDVDLVGALPPGARPDLSVDGVIELERLNNVLYVSRPAQSQQETRTSLFRYDTRASRADRVQVELGRASVTQIEVRKGLTEGDQVVLSDTSQYDKYDRLKID from the coding sequence ATGGACATTCATCGCCCCGATCTCGCAGTCAAGAAACGCCGCCGCAATCTGATCTGGATTGCCGTGGGAGTCGTCGCCCTCGCTATCAGCGGTTACGCGCTGTCAAACCTCGACCCGCCCGCCCCGTCGGTTGCACGGAGCACGCTCTGGATTGAAGCCGTCAAGCGCGGCGACATGATGCGCGAAGTACGAGGCCCCGGCACGCTCGTGCCTAAGGAAATTCGCTGGATTGCGGCCGAAACGGCCGCTCGCGTCGAGCGCATTCTGGTCAAGCCGGGTGCCAAAGTGGAGGCCGACACCGTCATCCTGACGCTGAGCAATCCCGAAGTCCGGGACCTGATGCTCTCGGCGCAAGCCGCAAAGGTCGCGGCCGAGGCCGACTACGCCGCACGCAAGATGACACTGGAAAGCCAGTATCTCGACCAGAAGGCCACGCTGGCAACGACCGAAGGCGACTCCGAAGCAGCCGACTTGCAGGCCGAGGCCGAGGCCGACCTAAACAAGAAGGGCATCATTTCCGACATCAACTTTCGGCGCACGCAACTGACTGCGCGGAGCCTTAAGGTGCGCCTCGAAATTGAGCGCGAACGCCTCACCAAGTTCGATCAGACCATGGCCGCGCAACTTGCTGCGGACCGCGCCCGCATCGAGCAACTCGACAACACCTACCAACTGCGCCGTCGCCAGTCCGATGCGCTGAACGTGCGTGCAGGCATCGCCGGCGTGCTGCAGCAGGTGCCGGTGGAAGAGGGCGCGCAACTGGCCCCGGGCACCAATGTGGCTCGCGTTGCAAAACCGGATGTGCTGATGGCCGAACTGCGCATTGCCGAAACGCAGGCCAAGGACGTTCAGATTGGTCAGAAGGTGGGTATTGATACACGCAACGGCATCATTGAAGGACTCGTTGCGCGAATCGATCCTGCCGTCGTGCAAGGCAGCGTGCAGGTTGATGTCGACTTGGTCGGCGCGTTGCCGCCCGGCGCCCGCCCCGACTTGTCCGTAGACGGTGTCATCGAACTCGAACGCCTCAACAACGTGTTGTATGTCAGCCGCCCAGCGCAGTCGCAACAGGAAACCCGCACCAGCCTGTTCCGCTACGACACTCGCGCGAGCCGCGCCGACCGCGTCCAGGTTGAGCTCGGTCGAGCGAGCGTGACCCAGATCGAAGTGCGGAAGGGCCTCACCGAAGGCGATCAGGTGGTGCTGTCCGACACCAGCCAATACGACAAATACGACCGCCTGAAGATCGACTGA
- a CDS encoding ABC transporter ATP-binding protein produces the protein MSTDNALITMRDIKKVFFTDEVETHALAKVHLDILRGEYVAISGPSGCGKSTLLSILGLLDSPTDGSYLLNGTQVESLNASDRARIRNREIGFIFQAFNLIGDLNVFENVELPLTYRDGIGKAERKERTMEALERVGMAHRIKHYPSQLSGGQQQRVAVARALVGRPSILLADEPTGNLDSKNGEAVMSLLDELHKAGSTICMVTHDPRYAEFAQRKIFMFDGRVVDEETLNRLRHEEDARLSRRNAA, from the coding sequence ATGAGTACCGACAACGCCCTGATCACCATGCGTGATATCAAGAAAGTCTTCTTCACGGATGAAGTCGAAACGCATGCCCTGGCCAAGGTGCATCTCGATATTCTGCGCGGGGAATATGTCGCCATCTCTGGTCCGTCAGGCTGCGGCAAGTCCACGTTGCTGTCGATTCTTGGTCTGCTCGATTCGCCGACCGACGGTAGCTATCTACTGAATGGCACGCAGGTCGAATCGCTGAACGCGAGCGACCGCGCCCGCATCAGAAACCGCGAAATCGGCTTCATTTTCCAGGCGTTCAATCTGATTGGCGACTTGAATGTGTTCGAGAACGTCGAACTGCCGCTGACGTATCGTGATGGCATCGGCAAGGCTGAGCGCAAGGAGCGCACAATGGAAGCGCTGGAGCGCGTCGGCATGGCCCACCGCATCAAGCACTACCCGTCGCAGCTCTCGGGTGGTCAACAGCAGCGCGTCGCGGTGGCGCGTGCATTGGTCGGTCGCCCGTCGATCCTGCTGGCGGACGAACCAACCGGTAACCTGGACTCGAAGAACGGCGAAGCCGTGATGAGCCTGCTCGATGAGTTGCATAAAGCCGGGTCCACTATTTGCATGGTCACCCATGACCCCCGCTACGCCGAATTCGCGCAGCGCAAGATCTTCATGTTTGACGGCCGCGTGGTGGACGAAGAAACATTGAATCGTCTGCGTCACGAGGAAGATGCCCGCCTGAGTCGCCGCAACGCCGCCTGA
- a CDS encoding MerR family transcriptional regulator, with amino-acid sequence MPAMRSQKTKHVPARTYTVTEVAARCHLSVRALHHYDAIGLLRPSRRSAANYRLYDDQDLLRLQQILIYREFGLSLEAVAQLLDAEPAAREHVLQTQRAALLAQQERLQAMLQMVDANLNAIKEHQTMNPDTLFQGTQTFREGEYAAEAEQRWGKTDAWQESRKRQQRYSADDRARMQAEADANVAEFLTAFRAGQPPDGAVARELARQHREQIERWHYPCPPAMHVQLAEMYVHDARFAAHYDQHQAGLAHYIAAAIRSAAAEAGG; translated from the coding sequence TGCGTTCGCAAAAGACCAAGCACGTACCGGCCCGGACTTACACCGTGACCGAGGTGGCCGCGCGCTGTCACCTGAGTGTCCGCGCATTGCACCACTACGATGCCATCGGCCTATTGCGTCCGAGTCGGCGTAGCGCGGCCAACTACCGGCTGTATGATGATCAGGACTTGCTGCGCTTGCAGCAGATTCTGATCTATCGCGAGTTCGGGCTCAGTCTGGAGGCGGTCGCCCAGTTGCTCGATGCCGAGCCCGCTGCCCGCGAACATGTGCTGCAGACGCAACGCGCGGCGCTGCTTGCCCAGCAGGAACGCCTGCAGGCCATGCTGCAAATGGTGGATGCCAACCTCAATGCCATTAAGGAGCACCAAACCATGAACCCCGATACCTTGTTTCAAGGCACCCAGACCTTCCGCGAAGGCGAGTACGCCGCCGAGGCCGAACAACGCTGGGGCAAGACCGACGCGTGGCAGGAAAGCCGAAAACGCCAGCAACGCTATAGCGCCGACGATCGCGCCCGCATGCAGGCCGAAGCCGACGCCAACGTGGCGGAATTCCTCACCGCCTTCCGCGCTGGTCAGCCACCTGACGGGGCCGTCGCCCGGGAGCTCGCGCGTCAGCATCGCGAGCAGATCGAGCGCTGGCACTACCCATGCCCACCCGCGATGCATGTCCAACTCGCCGAAATGTACGTGCATGATGCACGGTTTGCTGCCCATTACGACCAGCATCAGGCCGGACTGGCGCACTACATTGCGGCGGCGATTCGGAGCGCTGCAGCGGAAGCCGGCGGTTGA